The Solea senegalensis isolate Sse05_10M linkage group LG12, IFAPA_SoseM_1, whole genome shotgun sequence DNA segment GCAAAGGGATGTAAAAAAGACATAATGTTTTCCAGATATTTACAGGCTATTTACAGCATTTTATGTCATCATCTAAATATTGACACGCATTGGtatccttctttctctcctctcctgtttcACTGATTGTCAAAAGGAAGGATGGGAACAAGTGTGGACATTCTTTAACGAGAGCTGCAGCTCCTTCCTAACCACAAGATGCCAAGATCTTTGAACCACAGTCCGAGCATGTTAACATCgtgtcctgtgtgtttttgtgaaaatgcagCTCCTCAACAATCAACAATCCAACCAGGATTCCTCTGACAAATGCTGCCACTGCAGACGTTACTATCCATCCAAGGCTCCATTGCTTCTCTCCTGCGCCAGACCCAAAGTAAAATCGGACCCCCTTAGGTCAAACCCAGACACTCTGCTCTCAAACCCGGGGCCTCCCGGCTTCCTCTTCAGCTCCTCACACTTCCTGTATTTACAGATCTGGTGTCCCCTCTTGCGATTGCGGCAGCTGCTGCACTGTTCGCAGTTAGTCTGTCGCCGACAAGGTACACACTCCCCgcacctcttcctcttcctcttgccTCCACTGCTGGTGCCCAGAGAGCCAGGAGAGTAGCCCTCAGCCACCAGGCCCTCAATGCCCTCTGCTCCCATGGCTGCACTTCTCCAGTGGCCTCCCCCCATCTGGAAACCTGCCAAAGGAAACAGAGCAGGGCTGAAGGGGAACCACGCACCCAGGAAGGGTTGGAAATCAGTGCCACAGCCAGAggagtcctcttcctcttcctcaggcccagaaccaccaccaccaccttccCCTTCCCCCTTCCCCGTCTTTGCCTCTGCAGCCTCCCTTTTAGCTGGTTGGCTGCTCTGTGCACCCAGGCTGGCCTGCTCTGTGGCGGCAGGTGTCAGAGCCAGGAGCCCGGCGCGCATCAGCAGCTCTGCGGCATGGGCCAGGTGGAGCCCGCTGGGTGACTCCCACATGTCAGGCCAGGAAGGGGCCCGGCGAGGCTTAGCGTGTGCAGGCTGAGCGGCCCGCTGCTGGGCCGGGGAGGGCTGGATCAGTCCTTTGACATCCACGGCCTGGGAAGGGGTGGAGATGTAATGAGAGAGGCCGTAGGGGTGGTTGGAGCGCTTAAGGCTGGGTCTCAGGGGCTCATTAGGGATTTTAGCGCTGCTGTGGGCCTGATCTGGGGAGGAAGGGCCAGCGATGTCTACGGCGGTGGACATAGCAGTGGCTGTGTGGGGGTgtctgtccttgtgtgtgtgtctgtgtgtgtgtgtgtgtgtgtgtgtgtgtgtgtgggaggagagGTGAGGGAGAAGGGGATTGACGCTGATGCAGGGTTGACAACCGTCCTTGCTGTTACTTCAGCCAAAATGGCAAGCCTTGGCCTGTGTCCCTATTTCCATTCTCTGCAGCAGAACTGGAGTCCCGGAGAGCTAGACACGAAGAGGGGAATAAGAGAGGAGGGTTGAGAAAAGACATATTAAAAGGAgataaatacagagagaaacagacaggagGTAAGACGGGAAGACATCTGTCAGCTGGTGcacacagagtcagagagtGTGCAGTGAATCTGcgcttaaaaacaaatataacatatatgtagatgatttaaaaataaaagagctCCATCAGGGAGGAACAGAGCCATCTATcatcacacacagtgagtgccCGGCCAGTGATTTCCGCATACAGCAGGCAGTagactatccctttaagaatTTCACGGTATATCAATGCAATCAATAACAGAGCGACAACAATATGCAAAGATATGCGCATATGCGCAGGTCAAATGTGGAGCGCgcttttcaaatacattttgacGACTGCTGTTATGTGTGCCAGCCAAAGCCTAAGCTCCACGGACAAACACCAAATAGTGGACggtaaaaaaaacaggctgTCTTTTGTCTGGTATCGACGACGAGGAGCGAGGTGCGCAACGATGCGGTTGCtgtggataaaaaaagagagcaggCTATATTCCGTGTCCACGAGACAGGAAAAGCAGTTCCGCTGCTTAAACTCCGGATATAAATGTTGATAGAGGACGCGTGTGGAGACATTTAAACGGGTTTGGTGTGGATTAGCGATCGATCCCTTGGCCGCCGTGGCTAACGTTACCTAAGAAGACGGTGCTCGTGCGACGCCACGGAGAACTGACCACAGTCCGAGTGGTCGCTGCTGCGACACGGCGCAGCGCGCAGGAAAACGGcgacaacacaaaaaaaacacagcacaaataAACCGGAAGTGTCCGCGAAACGCCTCGTCTTACCTTCACAACACGGTCCAAACTCCCGCTGTCAAAGATATGATGAAGTCATGAAGTAATGGCGTGCTGATTGTGGTGAATGTGGACGGTGGAGCTGCCgattcctcctccacctctccgtCCCGGAGGGTCTGCAAACACTCTGCACGGAATTTGGGGGCGTCGCTCAAAATGCGAAGTGGACTCTGCGGCCGAGAGCGTGGTCAGAGCGACCCCACGACATCCCATAATATCCACGGGAAGAGTGGCTCGGCAGTCAGCGTGAATACTGTAGGATAATAACTAATTACACACATCATTTCACATCCGTCAGACCCACTCAGCGTGACAACACTGAGCACAGGCGTCAGACACAAAGTCACTATTGTTTCACGATATCATAAAAAACTAACTATACTTAATCACTACTATAGTATAGTTATATTACACTATTATACTTTATAATAGTGTAATATACAGAGAATAATATGTAGTTATGTAATTGTATAGATCAGATGACTATTTGATTTGGTagcaaataaaacaactaaaaaaaacacatttcataaaaTCTGGGAACCCTATTTGAAATAATATAGTAACTGTTGTTACATACATTATGATGCCGTGTGTTTATGAAACGGAGCTGTGatgttcattgtttttatcattaaatGATGGGTTTTATCCTATAGTTACATCACCGTATTATATAATGTATcacttcttttctgttttttaagtATTCtgtataatacatatatttataggCAAATCATGtataaacatttcacaaaactaatgtatatatgttttttttaaagccagtaCTTTGATTGCCCCATGTCGCTAAATATTTATTCTAGTGTGTTTAATCAGGAGAgcatcattcattatttatgacAGCAGACTAATGTCACAGTAATGCATATTAATACATGAGAATTCTGGCGACTAAGGTGTATGTAAGGCCTGTGTCAGCAGTTATCCCTGCCCTGTCATGACCCCATCATCAACTTTGTTTTGCATTGACAAAACACAGTAAAGAACAATTTCATATTTGTACAAATAAAAGAGAAtattatagatagatagatagatagaatatACATGTTAACTCACATTCTGTGATTCACCcccattatttttacattttctccttttttatcaATTGTATAATTCCACCATTTAACCTAATAgacaacaaaactgaaaagaacTGTGCTGTTCAATGTTGaatagaattaaaaataaaaaagtaggTTAGCATGTTCCGTCATTAACatcctgttgtttgttgttccCCTGGTTTTTGAGCACGTGCGTCGTAAAAAGAAGCATTGTTTACGGCAGCCTCTGGCTGCCTGGTAGAAGGTGACTCCTCACGCGGGGACAGCTGAGTCCACTCCACCTCTTGTGAGAGTCCTGCGTTGCATCTGGCACGCAGCCAGATACCtcgtgcgtgtctgtgtgtttgtgcgtgtatGCGTGCGCGTGTCACCACGGGAGCAGGGGCCCACACTGTCTGGCCCGGACTATCCGTGTAAACACAGCGTCTTCTAGCGGCCACCGCAAATAGCGCCGCATCTTAAAATGGCCACTCGTGCCGGTGGACACTGCAGCACGgcgtcctccctcctccacaccCTCCCAACCCacgactcactcactcattcacacacaggctCGCACAGACAATCTTGTTAGGACACGGCACTGACTTTGATTTAAAAGGACAGCATAAACAAGGCCacaccataaccagttaatgcctaaccctaacctaaccaccTTTCACATGTGAcctctaactttaaccatctcctcagaaatgaggttctgcttcacTAAAACTAGGATTTGGTCtcctgctggtcctgacaaggtcagtgtttctgccagaaaaggtcctcaggatgtaacaaaaacaagtacacaTGCAACAAACTGGTTCCACTGCAGTCTCCACACACTGGGGCCCTGTTTACTTATTATCTCCGTGTCCGCTgttaatacataaatacaccGCCCTGCCTTTCTGCCGAGAGGTGAAGTGGTAAAATGATCCtgtgactaaaaaaacaaacacatgtagaGTTCAGCCCCAAATGGacccaaaaataaacaaagtagtttttttttttttaaaaaaggatacAAATCTGAGCAATCAACAAGTTTTATTCACAATATACATAAACCACAAATAATCAAGTCAGACACACTGCAGCCAGTAGAAAATTAAtctaatgaaaaagcaaaatataTCCTTTGATACCCAGATGATTGAATACAATGTTACCTCTGAAATCAGACAGTAACTGGTCACCAGCAGCCGAGCCAAGACAAGACttgattatttcatttaagaCAGAACTAAACCTCTGCTTCCTCAGATCAGTGCAGAGGAAACAGTAACTGACAAGCTTCCTCTAATATGAGCAGAAATCAAAACATGgaacatttatgtgtgtgtttagtcacGGGGCTGCTGATTTGAATATAAGTCCTGTGCTGAATTTCAATGAAAGCCTGGGCTGACTGAGGCAAAGAGCTGCCAGGTCATTATGTCTCAACCACCTGCTCCACACCTGGAGGAGTGGGGAAGAAAGGGAGACACCAGGCGGGAGGATACAATGTCCACCCACTGAAATACTCTACTGGTGTCGGGGGTGGAAACAATTTTGCCCAACATACTTTGTTAATacttcaaaatgtgacagatgACAGTGTCAAACAGAGCACCTCCCTTTTTGACACTGCTGATTTCGCTCCTCTAACGACCTGCAATTCTCATGTCATGTCATCTGATCTGATGCAGAAAAGGGGTTGAAAGACTGAGATCAAAATGTAGACTATTTGCAGAATTAAGAGTCTCTATTGTGGGCTCTGAGTATACCAGTGGAGAGGACAGCACAGTGGAAAAACTGGGAGGGGGGTATGAGGCGTCGAGAGAGGTCTGAGATTAGTGGGTTTAAGCATCCTTCTTCTTGATGATGAGGGGCCCCACGTTGTCCCCGGTCGCGTCGTTGTGTTTGGCGTGGGCTCCGTCACAGTACGGGAACTGCAAGGAGAGCACACAGCattgagaggagagaaaaagaaaaatctctttTATCTGCTTCAAGACCTTTGTACTTTATGACAtaacacatgatttattttcctgtaGTCATGTTTGAGGTGTGGTGGCGGCACAGAGACAGCATTCCATAAGGTTTGTTTAAGGGAGCTTGTTAGCTGTACTACTCTTTAGCACAAATGGTTAGGGACACTGTGGAGTTTCATCTTCATATGATCCATGTTAATGTGCTGGCTTATTAATTCCAGGCACGCAAACACTGTGCTAACATGCAGAAATCAGTGGTGTCGAACAAGTGTGACCTTCTTTGACTTCCAGCAGCGGCAGTACACAGCCTTGGTGCCGATGTCCTCCATGTCAAAGCTGTGGACCACTTTGGGACTGTCTTTGCTCACAGTTGTGTTCACCTGCCCCTTTTTACAGCTCCGTCCAGACGACAGGTAATGGCTGACTAGAAAGCCCCCGACAGCTGCAACCACGGCAACCGGCACCGCGACCACCAAATGCTCTGTGGAGTAACAGGCACATGTTGAGCATAGATAAGTAAGAGCACAACATCACGTCGTCTGGTGAAGACATTACAACCTATGTTTAGACATGTATACCACAATCAAAAGGGAAAGTAATTAGAGCCACACTATCAGTAAGCAAGCCCTCAAAAATGTCCACAGTCAAACACTGTTGTGTACACTGTGGGTACACACGAACAAGCAGGTTTTCTCCACTGGATTATACAGGCGCACCTGTGAGTGAGACTAAAGAGGGTTTATGGTTCCCCAAGCCAATTTAAGTTCAATTTGCTTCAACTATTCTAATTTGCTTTTGAACATTTCTACTGATCAAGACTCCGAAGACTAAAAAAGGCATaaatatttttactatttttctACAGGTTCAGGTTGATGATCTTTTGTGTCAACTGTGTTGGCTCATTGTCTTAATGTTTAGTCTAATTAATTGTCCCCAAAGCTATTTGCACATTAAGAAAGATGCAGTGAGACGGGTTCCATACGGTCATGCTGCTACACACTCCAATTAAGATTATTTATTCTACTTTTTGTTATCAGGAGCACtcatttttatgtcatgttttcaaGTTTGCACCATAGactaaaccagtgtttcccaaccctggtcctgcAGGTTtcagatgttgccctgctccaacacacctgattcagatggtcagctcatcaacaagctccACAGAAGCCTGGTAATGaactgttcatctgaatcaggtgtgttggagcagggcaacatctaacaATGCAGGGGgctgttccctgaggaccagggttgggaaacactggactAAACCATCTATTTGATTAttaaatcgattactaaattaattgtcacaactgattcttcagcttcttgaaGCTGAAAAccatattttctggtttctttgctccatgtaacaaaggaaatcattaaaactgaatcattgtggtttgtggacaaaacaagacattggagaacGTCATTATTTCCATGTTGGgtaaacaccgatcaacattttctgaatttttatcaacagattaattgatttttaaaataatagttaAATGCAGCCCTAATGCAATCAAATAAACTTAAACTGGCCAAACTTAACAACCAAGGTAGTAACGCGGCCGTGCCTTCAGCTTAGTCATGGTGCATCAGAGGATTGAAGGATGATTTCTTTTGAACAGGACCATGCCTGTTTAGAGAAAAGGGACAGTTTTACATCCTTACAACTGATTGAAAGCTTGACACTCTTTTGCGAGAGCGTCACATGATGCAGAGTCACAGGACAATCTGCGGGATCACCGTGGCTGCGACTGacccacacaaaacacaaaagcaccCTTTAAGAAAAGATTCTGTGAAGACGCTTCAACTGTGGCCTCAGCTGACACCGAGTGACCCCCCCACTCTAAAGTTGGAAACACAGCCAGCCACTCAGCTCTCTAAATGGCTGCTGGCCAACCTGTTTATGACATCACAGGGATTAAGTgactaactaaataaaataaaactacagttTTAAGAGCCGTGTATCTTCTTTACAAGACGCACGCGGTTTCCTGTCTGGAGCATGATTAGCTCGGATATGTTGAGTTTACGTTTGGCAGCGAAAAAGAAACAGTCACTTCATGCTAGCGTGCTATCAGATAACTTGCATACTTTACCTTTCGTGAACCTGAAACCCGCGCTGGGCACAGCGGGTGTAGAAGACACTGGCATGGCAGGTAAACCTGGGGTTGTCATACTTTCTCCTGGTCGGTGAGCTGCTGTTCGTGTTATGCACTCGACAACAAGGTCAACCGTTAGCGTTACTGAACTCACAGTCCGACAACCAGCAGCAGCGCCGCGCTGAGATCACTACGTCACTGTGGCGTCTATatcagcagccaatcagagcccgAGGGGCGTCTGCGACGACAAGATGCTTCACCGGCGCCTTCAGTGCATTTCCTGTTTCGCCAAGACATGCGGAACAAAGCCGACACAAGCCAAGCTCAATATTATCACCAgttttgtataaagtacctaaaagggatacttgagtaaaagtacaagtatcttaccagaaaatgtaTTTGGTAGAGGTCACTTTTTAtcatattacttaagtaaaagtctttaagTATTTGACATTTCCTGTACTTAAGtgtcaaatgtaattttctgatttaaaatgtacttttgttttgtactagttttagaagtaaaagtattaaaatagtGAAGATTGAGCCATGGCAGCTCAGTGGTAGCACAAgtggtctttcaactggaagtttattattttgtctttgtttgtttgtgcatcaAATGTGGTCTTCATGGGAGAGGTTTTCATATAAGCCCTcacaggtttttatttacagttgcAATTTATCTTtgtgcaaataaaaagaaaattaggttgtgtgttcagttcctgactctgctagtctatgtaTCCTTGAGCAAGTTGTTTTAGATGTATCTTATCACCTCATGTGAGCTtctatgccttttatttactgtatcttttattaattattctgtacagtccactgtggttgttttaaaacactttacaaataaagttggattggatgtTGTAGTCTTTTACAAAAACGCTCTCTTATGACATGTTGAGTGCTTTTGGGCCAAATCTGATTGTTGATTTGATATATGATTGACTATTGATACCTTTGTATGTTTCCAAGTCACCACAAAATACAGTTGCTGCAGTTCATGTAATATTTCATTACAAAAGTTACATTATTGTTATGAAACTAAAACATTAACCTtctaaactggacactctaaattgaccataggtgtgagagtgaatggttgtttgtctttatgtggccctgtgacggaatggtgacctgtccaggatgtaccccgccctttgccctatgtcagctgggattggcttcagCACCAGAAGtgagcctcatgtggagaataaagcagtagaagatggatggacattaACCTTCTCTTCCAGCCTGCAAATAAAACCTGTTACGACATTGAACCTGCAGGTTTATACCATATATCAACCAAAAGTCTTTCTATGTATGTGACATACATGTTCCATAGCTcctgaaaaatataaatgataaattgtTCATATGAGCATTTAAACTCTATAACTTCAATAATACTTGGAGTGATCAAGTAATATAGCCCATTCAAAACTCTTATTGGTTAGTCGGTGGTCATTCTCAATGCCATGAGATGCTATCCCATTAGGGTTTTTGTGAATTTGGAAGAAACACCTGAATGCCCCATTACCCTTTCAAAGGGGTTTTGCACCCAGTAAATGCAATAACGAACCAAACAAACATTCTAGACTTAATGTGATACATTCATTCTAACAAAGTAGCTCTGCACTGCTCAttgatgcacaaacacagaatcaCTGTCTTCACATGTAATGGACTTCAAATGAAGGTACATTACTGCTCCACCAGAGGGCACCCTGAGTGTTGATTTGTGAACTAAAGGCTTGTGGACTTAAGGTTAAACTTATAATTGTCATGGTTAATGTGACCTGACTTCATGTCCCTTTCTTTTACCCCCGAATGTCCTCTAAAAGGACCTGAAAATGAGTCAACACATGAGTCAATGGTTTTTATTACACAGTTTAATCAACACAAAGCTCAATGAGCCTCTCAGGTAATTCAATATACAGAGGTTTTGTGCAAGAAGAGTGGGTTCTCCTCGCACCCAGAGCCCAAGCCAGTCCCATATCCTTTTAAGATGTTAGCTTCTAATTCAACaatagcaaaagaaaaaaagaaaaaaagaaaaaaaaagcaacctaAAGAGTTATGGGGTGGGGAATAAAACACAGGTTAAACTAAGAAAAATGAATTGCTTAAATACCTGGTCCTGACCCTCCACTTTGTAAATAAAGAATAGGTGGTGGTGACATGGGGTTATAGTTGtgcgtgcatatgtgtgtgtgtgtgtgtgtgtgcacaaaggGGTCAACTTGGGTAAGGTGGTTTGAGGCTGGGGGGAGACACAGGAGGTGTGGGTTGGGAATAAATTCAAGTCCTTTCCAACAAAAGACCAGTAAAGGCCATTTCAAATAGCCTACAAtgttttaaagtatttattgtATAAAATACAGAGTGCCCTTCGGCTCGCGTGCTAAAACTGCTTTCCTGAATTGTCACCTCAACGGATGGGTattacaatgacaacaaaacaagaaaggGAGCAGAGTGTAAAAATCCCTCCATATTATTGTCCCCCTtcccctttaaaaaacaaacaaacacagaaggtaaataaagaaaaaggtcCCCTCAAAGTTTTACAGATACTCAAAGGAATGCTTTTAGTGATTTAACGTCTGGGGAGGGTGGGTGAGGATGCGGGTATGTAGGGAACAGGAGGAAGTCTGGGGGGGTTGGAACAACAGCCCAACCTGCATTGAGACAAAATGTAACGGAATAGCAAAGTTAAGAGATGAGGTTAGAGGTCACAAGGATGGGAGGTTTAAATAAGAAGTAGGCAGAGATGGATGTTACCATTGCAAGTGGACAATATGTACACTGGAGGGTGGGCAGGTGAGCTGAGAGgcgagggggggaggggggctaGAGTAAAacagtgagggaggaagagactGTGGGGAGTTGGGGCAGAGGGCGTTTTACAGGTACTCTGGTGAAGGGGAGGCGTGGCTCAAAGTAATGCACTCCAATGAAAACCAACATGATcttgtttttaacttttcatttgtttgtatggtttttttgtttgttttctctttacaTCTGAAGCTCCCCTAACCTTGTCGTAGAGGTGGTTGGCCATGTTTCTACTCCAACACTACATTGCATACTTTTGTGTCCATTCCCGAGCTATTTTGTTGTATCTGtggacaaacagacagacagagaaagggaACGGTTAGTTGTTAAGccttataaaacaaacattgtaGGATTTTGGAACATGTGTTTAACCAGCCGGGCTTTTATTAGGGctgatttaaatgtaatcaaaatcacaatatttcTTCAAGCCACAATGTGGGTCAGATGACTAATTCAGATAAAATATTGTCAAAACATCGCAGCAtctttctcacagatctgcacaaatatcacacagtaatcatgttattcaaatgaagaTTAGAATAATTATGTAGGAATTATGGTGATTATACTGGTGATTATatcaattagatatttatataaaatatttttttttattagcttCCAACATCAGACTAGGGGAACAAGCCAATTTTCTGTTGATCTGCTCTATTTTTGCCAACGATGGACCACTTCTGGGGCAACACTACAATTCATGTAGAAGTTAGCCACCAATAACATCATCTTAACATACGacttaaagagagagagagagataagaaaCATCATCACTCAGGGTTATGGTTGTTTTTTCTGCctctgacttgttttgtttccggtaCATCTGTGAAATCAAAAGTAATGCATGGGTGACAAAGgggtaaaacaaaagaaaaaaaaagagaaacagaacaaaaaaaaaacactaaaaggtTAGACCAACCACTGTAATGGAATTTAATGGGTTTAAAAAGTCTGTTATATTGTTGTAGTGTCTACAAATAAAGATGTAAATATACTGTTTAACTGCAGTGGGTCAGAGGACTACAGCTGAGGAGGTGGTCTCTTCTCTTGTGTTCACAAGCTCATGAAAGTGGCTAAATAGCTTCTCAAACCACTgctgaaagtgtttttgtgaTCCAGTATGACAGTAGTAGTTACCGTTACCTCCATTACTTAACctgacagcagcaacacagagcCCAGCAGGCAAAGACTCTACAGGAGAACACAATTCTGCGCGACTATTTCAGctggttatttttttataattttgatGTTATTGTCACCGTAGCAactaccaaaaaaaacactgctgtcacCCCATCAGCAATCAAAGCAATTGAGGTTTTTAAAGGTTTGCATAACAAAACCAACATAACAGTCATTCCCACTGTAGTGGTTATGAAAACATATATATGGTAATCATACCaaaatattataacaataacaaaataaaggtaaaaacagcccatgtaaaagaaaacacaagctgGGCTTTTCCGATTATTAGTTATTCTAAATAGAACATGATGACACAAATAACTGAAAATCCCTGACAGTGCAGTGTGGGCAGGCAGCCTGTCACTAAAGTGGACAGATAACAGACACTGCACATAACATAAAGGAAAACACCAGCTGACTGCTACAATGTTTGAGGCACTTCCTTCCTTAAAGCCTTTGTAATGGCATGCTGCTGTTGATGAAGGCCAAGGTGTGCACTTCAACATGTTCCAGGCAAAAATGttgctctttttatttttctactcccaactaaggttaaaaaaaacacacacactgcagtaagGGAGTAGCAGCACTGGTTCAAGGCCAGATTGATTA contains these protein-coding regions:
- the cxxc5b gene encoding CXXC-type zinc finger protein 5; translation: MSTAVDIAGPSSPDQAHSSAKIPNEPLRPSLKRSNHPYGLSHYISTPSQAVDVKGLIQPSPAQQRAAQPAHAKPRRAPSWPDMWESPSGLHLAHAAELLMRAGLLALTPAATEQASLGAQSSQPAKREAAEAKTGKGEGEGGGGGSGPEEEEEDSSGCGTDFQPFLGAWFPFSPALFPLAGFQMGGGHWRSAAMGAEGIEGLVAEGYSPGSLGTSSGGKRKRKRCGECVPCRRQTNCEQCSSCRNRKRGHQICKYRKCEELKRKPGGPGFESRVSGFDLRGSDFTLGLAQERSNGALDG
- the zgc:110843 gene encoding CDGSH iron-sulfur domain-containing protein 1, coding for MTTPGLPAMPVSSTPAVPSAGFRFTKEHLVVAVPVAVVAAVGGFLVSHYLSSGRSCKKGQVNTTVSKDSPKVVHSFDMEDIGTKAVYCRCWKSKKFPYCDGAHAKHNDATGDNVGPLIIKKKDA